The genomic window ATTCGACCTTGAAATATGCACAATCTTGCGGGATGCATTTAGAGTTTGTCTCACGATCGGTTTATAAACAAAAAACAGATCCAGCGTATTTAAAGACGCTTTTAGAAAGCTTTGAGAATTTCTATATCATACCTGAAGGGGGCACTAATGCGCTCGCTATTAAAGGCTGTGAAGAAATTTTAACAGAAGAAGATCATGCTTTTGATACCATTTGTTGTGCCGTAGGAACGGGCGGTACCATCGCAGGGCTTATAAACTCGAGTTTACCCACCCAAAAAATTATTGGATTTCCAGCCCTTAAAGGCGGTTTTTTAAACGAAGATATTTGTAAATTTGCCACACAGTCTAATTGGGAATTGTGGGAAGCCTATCATTTTGGAGGCTATGCCAAAGTGGATTCTAAATTAATAACATTTATGAACCACTTTAAAACCACTTTCAAGATTCCTTTAGACCCTGTTTATACCGCTAAAATGATGTATGGTATTTTTGATGCGATTCACACGGGTGAAATCCCAAAAGACGCCAAAGTTTTGGCAATTCATACGGGAGGATTGCAAGGCATAGAGGGAATGAATTTAAGATTGAAACAAAAACAATTAGAAACAATAATTTAGATATGAACCGCATTATAACTTTTATTTTATTAGGATTTTTAGTTACCAGTTGTGGGTCGCGCAAAAAGGTGAAAGACCGACCAACTCCTCCAAAAGTGGTGGTCAAGGCTTCTAAAAAAACGCCTGTTATCAATAATACTTTGGAATACATTGCGTATTTCAAACAAGCTGCTGTCAAAGAAATGCAATTATTTGATATTCCAGCGAGTATCACTTTGGCACAAGGAATTTTAGAATCTGGATCTGGAAAAGGACGTTTGGCACGATTGGCAAATAATCATTTTGGGATCAAATGCCACGATTGGACCGGCGCTCGCGTTTACCATGATGATGATAAAGATCAAGAATGTTTCAGGAAATACAAAGACCCGAGTCAATCTTTTAGAGACCATTCGGAATTTTTAGCCTATCGTAAGCGCTATGCTGCATTGTTCAAATTAAGAAAAGATGATTATAAAGGATGGGCGAGAGGTCTCCGGAAAGCGGGCTATGCAACCGATCCAAAATACCCTCAAAAACTCATTTCTTTAATTGAGCGTTATGAGCTTTATAAATTTGATACAAAGTCAAAAAATTCACGTTCCAAAAAACAGACGACTTCCAAAACCACAAAAAAACGTCATACGATCAGAAAGGGCGATACGTTGTATTCCATTTCTAAATTATACAATACGACAGTGGATGCGATCAAACGACAAAATAATCTCAAGTCAACAGATTTAACCATTGGGCAAAAACTTATCATTACTTCAAACTAATTTCATGAAATACCAACGCAGTAGTCAATTATTCAGAGCCGCTTCGGAGGTGATTCCGGGGGGTGTTAATTCTCCAGTACGTGCTTTTAAAGCCGTTGGTGGAACGCCTATTTTTGTAAACAAAGCGAAGGGTGCTTATTTGTATGATGCCGATGGCAACCGACTTATTGATTATATCAATTCTTGGGGGCCGATGGTTTTGGGGCATGCATTTCCACCTGTCATTGAGGCGGTCATAGAGAAAGCCCAATTGGGAACTTCTTTTGGAATGCCTACAGAAATTGAAACTAAAATAGCGGAATTGGCAGTGTCAATGGTGCCCAATATTGATCAAATTCGATTTGTGAATTCAGGAACTGAGGCCTGTATGAGTGCCGTGCGTTTGGCGCGTGGATTCTCAGGAAAAGAAAAAATCATCAAATTTGCAGGCTGTTACCATGGTCATTCAGATTCTTTTTTGATTCAAGCGGGGAGTGGTGCGGTTACTTTTGGAAGTCCTAACAGTCCAGGGGTGACGGAAGGCACTGCCAAAGACACGCTTCTAGCACCTTATAATAATTTAGAAGCCGTTGCTGCTATTTTTGAGGCCAACCCTTCTGAAATCGCGTGTATCATTGTGGAACCTGTTGCAGGAAATATGGGTTGTATTCCGCCAGATTCGGGATTTTTAGAAGGTCTTCGTGCCTTGTGTGATGCACATGGTTCTGTTTTAGTATTTGATGAGGTGATGACCGGTTTTCGTTTGGCACGCGGTGGGGTTCAAGAACTGTATGGCGTGAATGCGGATATTGTGTGTTTTGGAAAAGTGATTGGGGGTGGATTGCCCGTTGGTGCTTTTGCAGCACGCCACGAAATTATGAGTCATTTAGCTCCTTTAGGTCCTGTGTATCAAGCAGGAACTTTGAGTGGGAATCCCTTAGCTATGGCGGCAGGTTATGCCATGTTGCAGGCTTTAGAGTCTGATGCGGAAGTTTTTGAACGCTTAGCTCAGAAAACAGAATACTTACATAAAGGGATTGCAGCGAGTTTAACGGCTCATAACATCACACATACAATTAACCGAATAGGATCTATGATTTCGATTCATTTTTCTGAAACTCCAGTGGTCGATTTTGAAACGGCTGCAGAAGGAAACAATGAACGTTTTAAAACCTTTTTTCATGGGCTTCTTGACGCGGGAATTTATATTGCACCCAGTGCTTTTGAAACCTGGTTTATTACAGATGCATTAACCTACGAAGATTTGGACGAAACGATTGCGGCGGTTACCAAAATTGCTCCGAACTTATAAGGGTTTCAACACTAACTTTCGAATACCGACAAATACGATTATCAAGGCGGAGTAGCCAATAAAAAAGGGAATCACATAAGCTTCTAGTTGAAAGGCTAGCATGACTGCCATAAACAAAAGTTGAAATCCAAGGCCGTACATTGATACGAGTGTCATAAACCACTTTGGAAAAGGAGGACTGTCACTGGCGTTTTTATCCATATAATACATGATCTTGTCAAAGGTGATGTATAGAATATCGTAGATTTTATAAAATATATTCACCGTGCGTTGGCTTTCGCCTTTGAGTGCTTTTGGTGCTGCATCTTCAAAAATCCGACTGGTGGAATCGCCTTCTACGGCGTTTCTTAAAATCACATAATAATAGTTGTACACCGTACCTTGTAATTGAATTCCAAAAAAGGCAATTAACATATAGATTATAGAGCCTTCTGTGATGTGCCAAAAGGCGAGTAAGAAACAAAAATTAAGAACAAAATCGGCAATAGAGTCGTAGTAGCGCCCTGTATAAGATGGCGTATTTTTTAGTCGAGACAACTCTCCGTCGGCGGCGTCCAAAATAGATTTTAAGATGATAAAAAAGGCAGCTGTTTTGTAGTGTCCATTGAGCATACACCAAATAGCAATGAGCCCTGCAACAATAAAAAGTGTTGTCACATGAATTGGCGTCGCTCTCGTGTTTTTAAGTTGGCTCGCAATCCAATTGCCTGCAGTACGACCGTAGTCGGATAAGTCTAAAAACTGGTATTGTTTTGGAAGTTTTGCCATGCCTAGCCGGTTGTAAATTGGTTAATTATATAAGCTCCCAAATGTACAATCATTTTTTGGACTTTTATTTTACAAATATACCAGTCTAATGCGGCTTAAAATAAATGAGCACTGTTTAGTTGTGCGACTGTTTTAAGAAGGTTACTATTTGGGGTCGTTCGTATTTCCCTTCTCTTGTTGATCTAAATAACTACCTATTCCACAGCCAATTGCGATACCTAAACTTAGCCATAACCCAATATTATCTGTCAGTGCGCCAATGATAACTCCAAAAGCGACTCCGTAAGCAGCCCCTAATGTTGTTTTTTTTTCGGGTTTCATGTGTAAGTGTTTGTAAAATTTAACTGCTAAAGTAGGTAATGAAATAGAACTAGAAGAATCTTTCTCTTTTATTCTATTCTCAATCCCCCAAATACAATCCCCATGTTAGCATTAGTTGTTTTTAAAAAGCTATATATTTGTAGGTCTGCAGTTTTTGCAAGTTTTTATATTTATGATGACGTCTTTAGAGAAAAAATTAAAAAACCCTGTGTGGTTCTCCTTAAAGGAGACTCATAACAAGTTTATTATTGAATATGATGGTGTTCATTTTTACCATCCAGATGTCTGTACATTTGGGGCTTTTACGGATGTTACCAAAACTGCTAAGGCCTTAAATGAATATTCAAAATTATCTAAAAATTTCTTTTTAGTTTCAGAACATGAAACGCCGCTAATAGATAGCAATACCGTATTTCTAGAAAAAAAAATTGATGGCTGCCAGATGGTTTTAGAGAATTTAGTCGCTATTGAAATCACAGAAAACATTGTTCCATTAACAGAACAACACATCGACGAGATTTATGAATTAATATGGTTGGTGATGCCAGGGTATTATCAAAAAAAATCTTTTGATATGGGTAGTTTTTTTGGGATATTTAAGGATCAAAAGCTTGTTTCAATTTCGGGTCAACGTATGCAGTCAGATGATTTTATTGAGGTCAGTGCAGTGGTTACACATCCCGATTATAAAAGAAGAGGGTTTGCAAAACAGCTGGTTGCACATACCACAAAAGAAATTTTAAAACAGCACAAACTTCCTGTTTTGCATACTGATAAAGGAAATACGGCCATACCGCTTTATGAAAAATTAGGTTATAAAATTAGTCGTGATATGAATTGGTGGCTTTATTGTAGCAAATGATTTCATTCCCTATATAAACCCTTTCTCTCTAGCCGAAACTATGAGTTGTCTATCATCTAGTTTTTTCACATTGAACATACTTTTAAGGTTACGTTTTCTTTTTTCTATGCTTGCGATTGAAAGTGGTAATATATTTGGAAGGTCTTTCATTCGTGTGCCAATCGATAGCTCATACAATATTTTACGATCATAATTGTCCAGAATAAAATCATTTACAACTTGATCGCGAAGTAACTTTAACACTGTTTTGCTATAGTAAGGAGGGTCGTTGATTACAATGCGAATGGTTTCTAAAAGCTCAAGAGGTGTAATGTCATTTTTTATTAAAAGCCCTCCCTATATAAACCCTTTCTCTCTAGCCGAAACTATGAGTTGTCTATCATCTAGTTTTTTCACATTGAACATACTTTTAAGGTTACGTTTTCTTTTTTCTATGCTTGCGATTGAAAGTGGTAATATATTTGGAAGGTCTTTCATTCGTGTGCCAATCGATAGCTCATACAATATTTTACGATCATAATTGTCCAGAATAAAATCATTTACAACTTGATCGCGAAGTAACTTTAACACTGTTTTGCTATAGTAAGGAGGGTCGTTGATTACAATGCGAATGGTTTCTAAAAGCTCAAGAGGTGTAATGTCATTTTTTATTAAAAGCCCTTCGGGGTTGATGTTTTTAAGAATATTATGTACACGAAAATTGTCGTTAAATGTGGTAGAAACTATGATTCTTGGATTCGGTAATTGGTCTCTTATGAGCAATCCCAAATCTTCACCTGAGAGAATTTCACCATCCCTTGATGGTGGTAACTTTATATCTAAAAACACTATGTATTTGTGCTCCTCTGATTTCAGAGCCCTCTTTATTAGTAAACGTCCACTGTCACAATCATTCGCTGTTTTAATTGAAAAATCGACGGTCTCATTGTGTTTGCTGTAATAATCTAAAGCCGTGATGTATGCCTCTGTTATCAAGGGATGGTCATCTATGATGAGTACAAAATATTTTTTTGATTTCATATTTATAAGATTTATATAGGAATTTGGATTGTCAGTAGCGTGCCTTTAGTGGGTTCAGATAAAACTGTGAATACCCCCTTTAATTTTTTTATTCTGGATGTCATATTTTTCATGCCGATTCCTTTTCGTTTTTTTTTGCAATCGAAACCAACCCCATCATCTTTAATTTTCATAATTATTTTGCTCTCATCAGTATCAAAGGATATAATTACATTTTTAGCTTGCGCGTGTTTAATGATGTTTTGTAAGGCCTCTTGTAAAATCCGGTATAGGTTTATTTTAATGATTTGGTTGACCTGTATCCAATCAATTGATTCGTCAGGATTGAGCTCAAATTTAAAGTCACCTAGTTTGCTATTTGTTTCTAAGACCTCATTAATAATAATCAAAAAATTAATTTGAGAGTTGTCAAAATTGTCACTTAATTCATGAGACACATCGCGTATTTCTTTTTCGATTGTTTGTAACTCATCTATATATAATTGATGTTGTTTTAATGTTTTTTTATCGCCTTCAATTGCTAAAAACCCAAGGTTCATTCGTGTTCCAAATAATTTACCCAACACACCATCATGCAATTCTTCTGAAATCCGATTGCGCTCTTTTATTTTTTCGTTTTCTAATTTTTCTTGTTGTTTTAAGCTGATTAAGTAAATCTGTTCATTCACTTGTTGTTGTTCATTTTCAAACAACAACAAACTATGTCTTACCTTTTGCCGCCAAATTAAAAATAACAACGCTATTACTAACATAACCACAGAACTTATGATTGAAATCCATACTTTTTGTCCTTCAAGACGTTCGGTTTCTTGGATATATTCATCGGTTTCAAATGCTATTCGGGTAAATTTATTTTGAATTTTTCGCTCTATAATTTGCAAGCTATCGCTGTAATCAATGTGTCTTTTTAAATAGACAGCGGAATTTTTTGGGTCTAAATTTGCTAAAATCGATAAGGACTCCAAATAGTCTCTGCTGTTTCTGATTTCCTCTGCCAATCGATTGGCTTCTTTAGCAACTGCAATAGCTTTCACGCTGTCTTGGGCATAGGTGTAATAACGTACTAAATGTATTTTACTAATGAGAATTCCAGATTTATCATCTAGACTATCTCTAATGTGCAAGGCCTCGTTGAGCTGTTTTGCAATATGAAGGGTGTCTTTCATTAACAGTTTGCAATAGGCTTGGTTGTCCAGGGCGCGGGCATAGGAATCTTTATTGTCTAGCTTTAAACGATCGTTTTCTAAGAGGGTATTAAAATTTTGTAAAGCTCTGGAATACTCTTCTTTTTTCAGATATGTAATGCCTATGTTGTTTAGGCTGGCTTGGAATTGGGTTTGATTATTATCAAATTCCTCTAAATATTCTGAAGCTCTATCATAATAATACAGGGCTTTGTCATATTCGTAAATATCGTTTTGCAATTGCCCTAAATGATCATAGCATGAATACAAAGATTTATAATCTTCTATTTGTTTAAATTTTTTAATCGCCATAAAGGTCAGTACCTCGCTGCCAGAATAATCTTTGAAGCGCCCTTTGATAAATGCCATACCATACTGCATATTTGCCGATTCATAAACATAGCCGCTTTTGTCAAAATATTTATTTGCAGTATCAAAGTGTTGATAGGCACTGTCATAAATAGCTCTATTTGTATAATAGCTTGCGTAATTCCAGTGGGCATCTCCCATGGCAAACGAATCGTTAATTCGGGTGGCGAGAGCCAATGCTTCGTTGGTTCGGTTTTTAAACAATGTGGTGTCGCCCAACTTTAAGTTCTGATAGGCAATCGTCGTTAACTTCCGTGTCTGTACCGTATCAATTTGTGATGCTTTAACAATGTGGTAGGCTTTTATTAAAAATTGTTTTCGCTCTTGTAAAGCATAGGAGTCATTTTTGGATGCACGGATCCAAGTGGCAACACTGTCGTTTTTTGAAGGGGATAAAGGAGAATCTGCTGTCTTAGGCGGATTCCCGCAGAACCGCACCACCAGCACGAAGACAAAGCAAAGAGCAAAAAATAGAGATACGCGTTTTAGGTTCAAAAGAGGGGGCTTTGGTGCAAATTACTAAAAAACCTCTAATAGATCCATCTATTAAAGGCTTTTTTCTATGAAGTTCTATGAATTATCCTTTGCTGCCGTTATGAGTGCTAGTGTTTTCACCACCTGTTGCTTGGATGTCTTCAACAGCATTGGTGTTTTGGTCGTCGTCTAAAGCTTGTGGTGTGCAAGAAGATAAAAAAAGAGTCAGTGCAAATAGAGAGAAAATTACTTTTAAAGTTTTCATAATATAAATTTTAGGGTTAAGTTTTTTTTTGTGCCGTAATTACGGCATGGGTTTTGTAAAATAATTCACAATTAATCGCGTATTAATTGGACTTATAGGACTATCCTGATACAAATATAAAATTATATTTTCGAGTTAAATATATATTTTACAAGGTTTTAGTAACTGTCTTATACTTATTAGGGAAATCTTTATTTTGTATAGGGAAATTACTTTAATGTAAACATGGCACTGTCTGACAGTACTTTATTCATCGTGTTGATGTTGTCTATAAAGGTTTTCGTAAAGGGGATTTTATGTTGATTTTTAATAATGCACATCGATTTTCCAAAATGAACTCTGGAAATGCTGTCTATATTAATAATGTAACTTTTATGTATTCTGTAAAAATTTTCAGGCAGTGATTGCTCAAAAACTTTCAGAGTTTTATAGGAATTGATCACTTTGCCATCGTTCATAAAAAAGTCGGTTGTATTGTTATCGGCTTTTAGATAAAGAATGTTAGAAATGTCTAAGTAATGAAAATCTTTATTTGATTTTAAGCAAAGAGATTCAGCTTTTTTTGTAGGGATCTTTTCAAGAATTGACAAAAGATTCTTTCTAATCGTGTACTCGGTCAATGGTTTTAATAGGTAAAGCGAGAAATTATATTGAAAAGCATCATACGCACTTTCTTTGGTTGTAGCGAGTGCTATAAGTTTGGGCATGTCTTTTACATACTGGGATATTTCATAAAAAAACTCCAGAAAATTAATTTTAACGGATTCAATGTTTATGAAAATAATCTTGGGCTTGATTTCTAAAATCATATTTAAGGCTGTTTCTTGTTCTTCACCCACATAATTAAATGAGGTTTGGTCAAAATCGTTCCCCACGGTTAGTATAAGATCAACCATGCTTTTATCATCTTCAATAACTAAACATTCTATTGCCATAACTTTAACATGCAATTTAATCACTCAAAATGAAATAAGCATTCAATTATGCCTTACAAAAAGTAAGGGAAAACCTTACTTTTTGTAAATCGTTAAAAAGCCTTATTTGTGCTAAAAATAAATGTTGTAATTAACGCCTTTTCTCGAAGAGGTTTCTAATTTTACATAAGCCTTTTTAAGTTCTAATAACATTCCGATTGTATATTTTTAGTTGTTTGAATTAGTCAAAAACACCTTTTTAAAGCAAAAATCAACTACCGCAAAACGTCAGTTTTTAGATTTTGACGCTCTGCCCATTCCGTCCATGAGCCGTCATAAATAGTCCTGCTTTTAT from Formosa sp. Hel1_33_131 includes these protein-coding regions:
- a CDS encoding 1-aminocyclopropane-1-carboxylate deaminase/D-cysteine desulfhydrase, with product MLSIKTLENIRLNTQVSLKPDYLIHPTVSGNKYRKLKYNLQKAQSENYKGILTFGGAFSNHIAATAAAGLALKIPTVGIIRGDELASKIDLNSTLKYAQSCGMHLEFVSRSVYKQKTDPAYLKTLLESFENFYIIPEGGTNALAIKGCEEILTEEDHAFDTICCAVGTGGTIAGLINSSLPTQKIIGFPALKGGFLNEDICKFATQSNWELWEAYHFGGYAKVDSKLITFMNHFKTTFKIPLDPVYTAKMMYGIFDAIHTGEIPKDAKVLAIHTGGLQGIEGMNLRLKQKQLETII
- a CDS encoding glucosaminidase domain-containing protein — its product is MNRIITFILLGFLVTSCGSRKKVKDRPTPPKVVVKASKKTPVINNTLEYIAYFKQAAVKEMQLFDIPASITLAQGILESGSGKGRLARLANNHFGIKCHDWTGARVYHDDDKDQECFRKYKDPSQSFRDHSEFLAYRKRYAALFKLRKDDYKGWARGLRKAGYATDPKYPQKLISLIERYELYKFDTKSKNSRSKKQTTSKTTKKRHTIRKGDTLYSISKLYNTTVDAIKRQNNLKSTDLTIGQKLIITSN
- the hemL gene encoding glutamate-1-semialdehyde 2,1-aminomutase — encoded protein: MKYQRSSQLFRAASEVIPGGVNSPVRAFKAVGGTPIFVNKAKGAYLYDADGNRLIDYINSWGPMVLGHAFPPVIEAVIEKAQLGTSFGMPTEIETKIAELAVSMVPNIDQIRFVNSGTEACMSAVRLARGFSGKEKIIKFAGCYHGHSDSFLIQAGSGAVTFGSPNSPGVTEGTAKDTLLAPYNNLEAVAAIFEANPSEIACIIVEPVAGNMGCIPPDSGFLEGLRALCDAHGSVLVFDEVMTGFRLARGGVQELYGVNADIVCFGKVIGGGLPVGAFAARHEIMSHLAPLGPVYQAGTLSGNPLAMAAGYAMLQALESDAEVFERLAQKTEYLHKGIAASLTAHNITHTINRIGSMISIHFSETPVVDFETAAEGNNERFKTFFHGLLDAGIYIAPSAFETWFITDALTYEDLDETIAAVTKIAPNL
- a CDS encoding CDP-alcohol phosphatidyltransferase family protein, translated to MAKLPKQYQFLDLSDYGRTAGNWIASQLKNTRATPIHVTTLFIVAGLIAIWCMLNGHYKTAAFFIILKSILDAADGELSRLKNTPSYTGRYYDSIADFVLNFCFLLAFWHITEGSIIYMLIAFFGIQLQGTVYNYYYVILRNAVEGDSTSRIFEDAAPKALKGESQRTVNIFYKIYDILYITFDKIMYYMDKNASDSPPFPKWFMTLVSMYGLGFQLLFMAVMLAFQLEAYVIPFFIGYSALIIVFVGIRKLVLKPL
- a CDS encoding GNAT family N-acetyltransferase, which codes for MMTSLEKKLKNPVWFSLKETHNKFIIEYDGVHFYHPDVCTFGAFTDVTKTAKALNEYSKLSKNFFLVSEHETPLIDSNTVFLEKKIDGCQMVLENLVAIEITENIVPLTEQHIDEIYELIWLVMPGYYQKKSFDMGSFFGIFKDQKLVSISGQRMQSDDFIEVSAVVTHPDYKRRGFAKQLVAHTTKEILKQHKLPVLHTDKGNTAIPLYEKLGYKISRDMNWWLYCSK
- a CDS encoding response regulator transcription factor, which encodes MKSKKYFVLIIDDHPLITEAYITALDYYSKHNETVDFSIKTANDCDSGRLLIKRALKSEEHKYIVFLDIKLPPSRDGEILSGEDLGLLIRDQLPNPRIIVSTTFNDNFRVHNILKNINPEGLLIKNDITPLELLETIRIVINDPPYYSKTVLKLLRDQVVNDFILDNYDRKILYELSIGTRMKDLPNILPLSIASIEKRKRNLKSMFNVKKLDDRQLIVSAREKGFI
- a CDS encoding tetratricopeptide repeat-containing sensor histidine kinase — translated: MNLKRVSLFFALCFVFVLVVRFCGNPPKTADSPLSPSKNDSVATWIRASKNDSYALQERKQFLIKAYHIVKASQIDTVQTRKLTTIAYQNLKLGDTTLFKNRTNEALALATRINDSFAMGDAHWNYASYYTNRAIYDSAYQHFDTANKYFDKSGYVYESANMQYGMAFIKGRFKDYSGSEVLTFMAIKKFKQIEDYKSLYSCYDHLGQLQNDIYEYDKALYYYDRASEYLEEFDNNQTQFQASLNNIGITYLKKEEYSRALQNFNTLLENDRLKLDNKDSYARALDNQAYCKLLMKDTLHIAKQLNEALHIRDSLDDKSGILISKIHLVRYYTYAQDSVKAIAVAKEANRLAEEIRNSRDYLESLSILANLDPKNSAVYLKRHIDYSDSLQIIERKIQNKFTRIAFETDEYIQETERLEGQKVWISIISSVVMLVIALLFLIWRQKVRHSLLLFENEQQQVNEQIYLISLKQQEKLENEKIKERNRISEELHDGVLGKLFGTRMNLGFLAIEGDKKTLKQHQLYIDELQTIEKEIRDVSHELSDNFDNSQINFLIIINEVLETNSKLGDFKFELNPDESIDWIQVNQIIKINLYRILQEALQNIIKHAQAKNVIISFDTDESKIIMKIKDDGVGFDCKKKRKGIGMKNMTSRIKKLKGVFTVLSEPTKGTLLTIQIPI
- a CDS encoding LytR/AlgR family response regulator transcription factor produces the protein MAIECLVIEDDKSMVDLILTVGNDFDQTSFNYVGEEQETALNMILEIKPKIIFINIESVKINFLEFFYEISQYVKDMPKLIALATTKESAYDAFQYNFSLYLLKPLTEYTIRKNLLSILEKIPTKKAESLCLKSNKDFHYLDISNILYLKADNNTTDFFMNDGKVINSYKTLKVFEQSLPENFYRIHKSYIINIDSISRVHFGKSMCIIKNQHKIPFTKTFIDNINTMNKVLSDSAMFTLK